GATGTTGTGTTTCCAGACATTCCAGAACCCGGTGAAATTATCACCGAAGCTCATCGTGCTCTTGTCGTTCGGGTCGGCGTTATACCCGGTCGGCAAGCCAGCCACCATCTGTAGCGGGCCGTGCCAGTAGGTGTCCAGGTCGGTGTCGATGTAGCGCGCTGGGTGGCCGGTCACCCGCTCGAACGCCTCGGCCAGCTTCTGGTACTCGACGTGTTCGATGGCGACCTCCAGGTTCATGCCGTTGGCGCGCTCGGGGTTGTCGAACAACCAGCGGACATAGTGCCCGCAGTCCTCGAGCGCCACATGGGGAACGGCACCGCTGCCCAGTGGCACTCGCCAGGTGACGACACCCTCCTCGACCGCGGGCGTCATCGGCGTCATCGGCGAGACGGCCATCTCCATGTAAGGCCCCGTGGTGAACAGCGCAGCGCCCATGCGCGCCTGGTTGAACCCGTTCTGAAACAGGATCCACTCACCGATGCGACCCTTGCCGTCATAGTGGCCGGTACGGAATTTCGAATCGTAGCCCGCCTTCTTCAACGCGTAGTCGAGATTCCCATACACGAAAAACTTGATCCCTTCTTCAATGGCGATCTCATAGCAACGCATCGCCCAGTAGACCTCGGTCTTCTCCCCGGTGTTGAAACCATCCAGGTTCACGTACGCGCCATCGCAGCCGCGAAAGCCCTCGCGCAGCACCGCTTCGTCGGCGAAGGTGCCCTTGACGATGGACACATTGCCCAGCTCGAGCAGGGCCTTCGCCCGCCGCGAGCCTGGGTCGCGGCTAAGGGCGCGCACGGCATATTTTCTGTCGGCGACCAGGCCGCTGATGACCGGCAGGCCCTGGGCCCCGGTGCCACCTATGACAAAAATCCTGGAAGTGGAGTAAGCGGACATCGTGGGTTCCTCGGTGTTGAGTGAACGTAGCGATTGCTGTGCAAGCGACAACTTGCGAGGTGATCCGGCCCTGCGCCATCCAGGCCCCGATCGCTACTGGCAAGCAGTGACTCTTATAATAGGAGTCACTTGTGCAATTGCGCAATCTGTTCTTCACCACCTGGCGGACGACTCTTATAATCAGACCCACCTGACAACCACCTCGGTGCCCCCTGGGAAATGATTCATGCGCTCAAAAGGTTTTGACGGAATGGTGTGCCCGATCGCTGGCGTCATGGCGGCGATCGGTGATCGCTGGGGTTTGCTGATCCTTCGCGACCTTGTCCTGGGGATCAGCCGATACGATGACTTTCGCCGATCCTCCGGGGTGACCAACGCCACCCTCAGTGACCGGCTCAAGCACCTGGAAGGCAATGGCCTGGTCGAACGGCGGCGTTACCAACTGAATCCGGAGCGGTTCGAGTACCTGCTGACCGCGCAAGGTCGGCAACTCGCCCCACTGATGCTGGTACTGGCCCAGATCGGCGATCGCCTGGAGGTGTCCGGTGCGGCGGCGGCGCCCCTGAAGTTTGTCAGCCGCAAAACAGGCGCCAGCGTGAACTGGGGCTTTTTCGATCAGCAAACGGGAGAACCCTTGGCGCCGCTGGACATCGCCATCGAGGCAGGCCCAGGCGCGGACGACCTGATGCACTGGCGGCTAACGCAAGCCAAGCAGCGCCAGGGGCAGAACCAGGCGGAGGACGCAGATCGGCGTGATAACTGAGTGGGCAACCAGCAGCGGCTCACGCCACCCAGTGCCGCCGACAGATTGACGAGCAGCGCAGGCAACGCCCCGGTTCAGGCGGTGCCCTTGGCCTGCTGCTCCAGATGCACCTGCAAGGTCGGGTCGATTTGCAGGGCGCTGGCCAATTGGTCAAGGTAGGCACGCTCTGTGGCCTGCTGGTCATCCACCAGCATCACGCTGGCCAAGTACATTTCCGCGGCCATGGCCGGATCCTGGGCCGATTGCGCCACTTCGGCGGCGTCGAGGGGTTTGCTGAGCTCCTCATCCAGCCATTGCTGCAGTTGCGGATCGCTGGCGTGACCTTTGATTTCAGCGCGGATCAGTTGCTCTTCTTGCGGATCGATGCGTCCGTCCGCCTTGGCGGCGGCAATCAGCGCGCGCAGGATGGCATGGCTGTGATTGTCGGCCTCGGGGCCGGACAATTGATCCACGGTACGCACGGCCTGTTGCGGGGCAGTCGCCTGGCTGCGCTGCCAGCTTTGATAAGCCTGGAACGCCATCATGCCCAGCGACGCCAGCGCGGCGTAATTGACGCTGCCCGTGGCGCGTCCCTGGCTAGCGCCGCGGCCACCTAAAAGGCCACCCAGCAAATCACCCAGGCCACCAGTTGCCGTTGCCCTGCCGCCCCCCAGCAATCCGCCCAGCAAACCGCCAAGGCTGTCTGGCGCCGACAGGTTGCTGCTTCCTTGTCGCGCCTGCGAGCCCTGCCCGGCCCGCAGCAACTGTTCCAGTAGATCACTCGTGTTCATGGCGCCGCCCTCGGTCGGTAGTCGCTACCCAGTCCAGCAACGATAGTCCCCTCGAGGCGATCCGCCAGGACCGTCTGGCCGGCGGCTGGCCTGGGGTTGGCCATGGCAAACCGCAAGGCGCGACTCGCCCCCGCGATCACGCGAGCGGATAGCGCTTGAACACCTCGCTTGCCTCCAGTTGCGCCGTGTGGGCCGCAAGGGCTGGGAAATCCTCAGCCTTGACCCACTCGGGCACCATCAGTTGCACGAACGACCAGGCCACCGCGGTGGTGAGCGCCGCCTGGTCTGGCCGCTCGCCTTGCGCCGGCCGCGCCGCCCAGTGCCTGTCGAGCGCGGTACAGGCCGCCAGCAACTGCCCGCAGATGCGCTCGACCCAAGGTGCATGAAGCTTTTGCGCCGGTCGCAGCTTGTGCTCATAGACGATCTGCACGGCCTTCTCGCATGCCGCCAGCGCCAGCCCCAGGCTACCCAGGGCCGTGGCCAGCGCCTGGGCCTGCTGCGCCGGCGGCATCAACGACTTGGCGGGGCTGGCGAGGCGCTCGAAATAATCGATGATCAGCGTCGAGTCCATCAGTACCGAGCCATCATCCAGTACCAGGGTCGGCGCCTTGACCACCGGGTTGACCCGGGAAAACGCCTCGAACGTGCTGAACACCGACAACGGCTCATGCTCGAAGCTGATCCCCAGCAAATCCAGGGAAATCGCCACACGGCGTACATAGGGTGAATCCAGCATGCCAATGAGTTTCATCCATCACGCTCCTTGATTAGACGGCAAGCAAACCCTGTGAGCATGGTTCAGGTTGCAAAAATTTCTAGCTGCCGTCACCCGTGCAGTTATGGCTAAATGCTGCCGCCAAGGACTCGCACCACCTCGAGCGTCCACAGCCACAAAAGGGTTAACGCCGCCAGCGGCCCTGCCGATAACCCGAGCCGTGACGCTGGCACAAGCGTGGTGACGATACTTGCAGCCTGGATGCCTTGGCGCCCGGCTGCGTCATTTAAGGAAGCGTGATTGTGATCATCGGCATCGACCTGGGTACCACCAACAGCCTTGTCGCCTACTGGGATGGCGAACAGGCGCGAATCGTGCCCAATGCCCTGGGCGGGCTGCTCACGCCAAGCGTGGTCGGCCTCGACGACGAAGGCCAACTGGTGGTTGGCGAAATCGCCCGCGAGCGGCTCCACACCCATCCGCAACTGAGCGCCTCGCTGTTCAAGCGCTACATGGGCAGCGCCCGCGAAACCCAGCTCGGTGGGCGCGCCTACCGCGCCGAAGAGCTGTCGGCGCTGCTGCTGCGCAGCCTCAAGGCCGACGCCGAGCGCGCGTTGGGCCAGCCTGTCGAGCACGCGGTCATCAGCGTGCCGGCGTACTTCAGCGATGCCCAGCGCAAAGCGACGCGGATCGCCGGCGAGCTGGCCGGCCTGAAGGTCGACAAGCTGATCAACGAACCCACCGCCGCCGCCCTGGCCTACGGCCTGCAGCAGCGCAGCGAAGCGAACTTTCTGGTGTTCGACCTGGGGGGCGGCACCTTTGACGTGTCCATCCTGGAACTGTTCGAAGGCGTCATGGAAATCCGCGCCAGCGCGGGCGACAACTTTCTCGGCGGGGAAGACTTCGACGACCTGCTGGTGGAGCACTTCATCAGCAAGATCGGCCGCGCCGACCTGCCCGACACCACCCTCCCCGCCACCGCCCAGCGCTTGCGGCGCGAAGCCCAGCGCGTTCGGCATGCCCTCGGGCAGGCGCCGGTTGCCAGTTTCACCCTGCGCGAACAAGACCGTGAGTGGTGCCTGGAGTTGACCCAGGGCGAGCTGGCAGACATTGTTCGCCCCTTGCTCGAGCGCCTGCGCGCGCCCATCGAGCGCGCCATGCGCGATGCCCGTATCAAGGTCGCCGACCTGGACGAAATCCTCCTGGTCGGCGGCACCACGCGCATGCCGCTGGTGCGCAAGCTGGTGGCCTCGCTGTTCGGCCGGATCCCGTCGATGCAGCTCAACCCCGACGAAGTCGTGGCCCAGGGCGCGGCCATCCAGGCCGCGTTGCAGGCCCGCCATGCCTCGCTTGAAGAGGTGGTGCTGACCGATGTCTGCCCCTACACCTTGGGCATCGAGACGTCGGTCCAGCACGGTAACGGTTACCAGGCGGGCCATTACTTGCCGATCATCGAACGCAATACCGTGGTGCCGGTGAGTCGCTCACGCAGCGTGTCGACCCTCAGCGACAACCAGACCGTGGTCAAGCTGGGGATCTACCAAGGTGAAAGCCGGCTGGTGAGCCACAATATCTTCCTCGGCGAGCTGGAGATTGCGGTGCCGCCGCGCAAGGCCGGTGAAGTGGACCTGGATGTGCGCTTCACCTACGACAACAACGGCTTGCTGGAAGCCCAGGTGCACCTGCCGATCAACGGCGAAACCCGCCGGCTGGTGATCGAGAACAACCCCGGGGTCCTGCCCCCCGAGCAAATCGCCCAACGCCTGGCCGCGCTGCAAGCCCTGAAGGTGCATCCGCGCGACCAGCAGGTCAACACGCTGCTGTTGGCCCGGCTCGACCGCCTGTACCAGGAGCGCCTGGGGGCGGACCGCGAGCATGTCGCCGGGCTGGCCAACTATTTCCAACGCATGCTCGATACCCAGGATGAGCAGCAGGTCCGCAAGGCCCGCAGCGAGGTCACCGAGCACCTGGCCGACCTTGAGCGGGAGTTCTGAGCCATGAGCCACTGGCAACTGCTGGAACTCAGCGAAGATGCCGATGCCCGCAGCATCAAGCGTGCCTATGCGCGACTGCTCAAGCAGCACCGCCCGGACGATGACCCGCAGGCGTTCCAACGCCTGCGCGAAGCCTACGAGAGCGCCTTGGCCGAAGCGGCCTGGCGGGCCCAGGATGATCAGCAGGTGCTTGCTGCGCCTGCGCCGGCAAGCGCCCCCAGCGCGCAATCCACGCCGGCACCGCAGCCCCTGGAACAGATCGCCCCCACCCTCGCGGCAAGCCCGCCGCAACCGTCCCTGGCGCAGATGCAGCAGTGGCTGGCCGACGGCCAGGAGCGTCAGGTCATCGACGCGCTGCACCTGTGGCTGGCCAGCGAGTGGCTGGTTGCGCTCGAGCGCCGTGAGCAGTTCGAGCAGGACCTGCTGGCGTGGCTCGAGTCGGCGCCCCAGTGGACCCCGGCCTTCTTCGAACGGGTGTGCCAGGCCATGGGCTGGGACGAAACCCAGGGCGCGCTGCCCTGCGCATACTGGCGCTGGAGCGGCCTGATCCAGCGATGCCAACAGCACACCCTGGAAGTCGCCGTGCGGCAGAACCTGGACCGGTTCGACGCCGACCCCGAGCTGTACAGGGAAACCGCCCTGCTGCTCAAACCCATGAGCGACCGCCGCCGCCGCAGCCTGGCCGACCTGTTCCACGACTACGATTGGCAACGTTTTACCGAGCTCGCCCAAACCCTCGAGTACCAGCACCCCGAACTGCCGGCGCGCCTGGGCCTGCAGCCGCTCGACAACTGGCGGCAGTGGCTGCCGGCGGCCAGCTATTTCGGGGTATACGCGTTCCTGTGGTTCAGCCTGTCGCTGCTGTTGGTGGCAACGCTGGTTACCCACCCCAACAGGCTGGGGAGCAGCGCCCTGCTCCTGTCGCCGCTGTTCGTCGCCGCCGTGGTGTTCGTGGGCATGAAGGCTTACCGGATCTGGACGTTCCTGGCGGTGCTCTTGGCACCGCTCGATGTGCCGCTGAGCCGCTGGCTACTGCCACGGGCCTGGTATCGGCAAAGTGCCGGGCTGCTGGTGCTGCGCCACGTACTGCCCAGCGCCGCGCCGGCCGCCCTGGCATTCGTATGGTGCAAGGACGTGCCCTGGCTGCAGTGGAGCAGCCCGCTGCTGATGTTCGCGGGCACGCTGTACTTCACCCACCTGGCCCTCAGCGGCGGCAGGGTGGCGCTGTGGGACCGGCTACGAGGCGCCGTCATGCGCCCGCTCGGGCGTTTGCCCTGGCACCTGCTGCGCCGCGAAGACGTGCTGATCTGCCTGGCGGTGATCGCGACGGGGATCTGGGTCTTCATGCGGGCCAAGCCAGGCCTCTAGAAGCTCACAGTGCCCCTGCCAGGAAAAAGATCGGCACGAAAGACAGCGCGGTCGACACCGCCACCACGAACGCCATCAACTGGTGATCGCCGCCCTGTTGCGTTGCCAGCACGTAGGAGTTGCTGGCGCAGGGCAGCACCGAGTACAGCAGCACCAGGGTCGCCGCCAACGGTGGCACCGGCCAGGCACTGATCAGGCCGTAGGCCAGTAGCGGAAATACGCACAAGCGGATACCGGTCGTCAGCAACCCCGTCTTGCACAGCCTTGCAAACTCACCACGTGGGAACCGCAAGGCCGCGCCGACGCAGATCAGGCTCAGCGGCAGAGCCGGTGCCCCCAGCGCTTGCAGGGGCTGGCCAAGCGACGCAGGCAGCGTCACCCCGCTCAGGTTGAGCGCCAGCCCCAGCCCGCTGGCCAGGATCAGCGGATTGAGGCAGACCTTTGGCAACACCGCCCAAGGCGAACCCTGCCGATTGCCGAACGCCAGCAGGACCACCGTGTTGGAAATGGCCACCATGTAGGCCACCACCACGGCCGCGACGCCATAATCCTCAGGGCTGAGCAACTGATAAGCCACACTCAGGAAAATGAAACTGTTGAAACGTACCGAGCCTTGCATGACCGAGGTGAAGGTCGCATGCACGGTGCGCCGGTAGCGGCAACCCAGCACTACCCCGGCGCTGATCAGCAGGGTTATCCCGCCCAGTACCAGCACCGTCGAGCGCGCCGCGCCGCCCATGGGGCCAGCGCTACCGATGGCATGCACCAGGTAGGCCGGGAAGAACACCCAGTGGGTGAGTTTCTCGGCGCCTTTCCAGAAACCAGGGTCTATCCAGGCATCGCGGCGCAGGAGCACGCCGGCCAGTATCAAGATGAATGACGGAGCGATGGCCGCCAAGGCTGTTCCCGCATGCATGACGCTCAACCTTCCTTGCTGTTGGTGGACGTGGCGGGTGCGCCGGCGACAGCGACCAAGCCCACCGCGGCCAAGGCCTCGCAGGCCAGGGCCGGGGCAAAGCGCACACCCGAACCGGAGGCGCCGAGCACCGCGCAGGCACCGGGCCCTTGTGGCAGGCACAGCACCCGCGGCTCGTAGTCGGCGCAATAGCTGTCGAACGCTGTCCGCGGGCGCAGAGAGTGAATGGCCAGGCCAGGCAGTTCTTCGGCGAGAATGCGCCGAGCCTGCCGAGCTTCCTGACGCTGGACGGCCAGGTCACCCTCGGCATCGGTGCGCCAATCCTCGGAGGTGATGCTGAGCAACCAACCCGCGCGTTGCCAATCGCGCATCACGAACGCCTTGCGCCCCGGCATGTACAGCACCCCTTCCCCAGCGTCCGGTAGCTGCGGGCCCTGCAGGTCGAAGGCGACAATCTTCTTGATCGAACCGGCCCGGGCCACGCCGGCCAGGGCATTGCTGCGAGCCCCCGCGGCAACGACCAGGCAACGTGCGCGCAGCAGGCCATCGGCAGTGTGCAGGCACCAGTCATCGCCCGCTCGGGTCACCCGCTCGACCTGAGCCTGGACCCTCTCGAAGCGCCCGCTCCCACCCTGCGCCAGGCAGGCCCGCACCAGTGCCGGGACATCAACCGCCAGGGCGTACCCGGCCTGCAGCAGCGTGGCAGGTGGGTGAACGCCGCGGTAGCGCCCCAGCAC
The window above is part of the Pseudomonas muyukensis genome. Proteins encoded here:
- a CDS encoding NmrA family NAD(P)-binding protein; translated protein: MSAYSTSRIFVIGGTGAQGLPVISGLVADRKYAVRALSRDPGSRRAKALLELGNVSIVKGTFADEAVLREGFRGCDGAYVNLDGFNTGEKTEVYWAMRCYEIAIEEGIKFFVYGNLDYALKKAGYDSKFRTGHYDGKGRIGEWILFQNGFNQARMGAALFTTGPYMEMAVSPMTPMTPAVEEGVVTWRVPLGSGAVPHVALEDCGHYVRWLFDNPERANGMNLEVAIEHVEYQKLAEAFERVTGHPARYIDTDLDTYWHGPLQMVAGLPTGYNADPNDKSTMSFGDNFTGFWNVWKHNIIQRDYALLDEIHPNRISSVEAWLARADQRGRELGQGGLWARVQPENCFKSPPLLKMLEDGRSGAL
- a CDS encoding winged helix-turn-helix transcriptional regulator, producing the protein MRSKGFDGMVCPIAGVMAAIGDRWGLLILRDLVLGISRYDDFRRSSGVTNATLSDRLKHLEGNGLVERRRYQLNPERFEYLLTAQGRQLAPLMLVLAQIGDRLEVSGAAAAPLKFVSRKTGASVNWGFFDQQTGEPLAPLDIAIEAGPGADDLMHWRLTQAKQRQGQNQAEDADRRDN
- a CDS encoding tellurite resistance TerB family protein, translated to MNTSDLLEQLLRAGQGSQARQGSSNLSAPDSLGGLLGGLLGGGRATATGGLGDLLGGLLGGRGASQGRATGSVNYAALASLGMMAFQAYQSWQRSQATAPQQAVRTVDQLSGPEADNHSHAILRALIAAAKADGRIDPQEEQLIRAEIKGHASDPQLQQWLDEELSKPLDAAEVAQSAQDPAMAAEMYLASVMLVDDQQATERAYLDQLASALQIDPTLQVHLEQQAKGTA
- a CDS encoding glutathione S-transferase — protein: MKLIGMLDSPYVRRVAISLDLLGISFEHEPLSVFSTFEAFSRVNPVVKAPTLVLDDGSVLMDSTLIIDYFERLASPAKSLMPPAQQAQALATALGSLGLALAACEKAVQIVYEHKLRPAQKLHAPWVERICGQLLAACTALDRHWAARPAQGERPDQAALTTAVAWSFVQLMVPEWVKAEDFPALAAHTAQLEASEVFKRYPLA
- a CDS encoding Hsp70 family protein; protein product: MIIGIDLGTTNSLVAYWDGEQARIVPNALGGLLTPSVVGLDDEGQLVVGEIARERLHTHPQLSASLFKRYMGSARETQLGGRAYRAEELSALLLRSLKADAERALGQPVEHAVISVPAYFSDAQRKATRIAGELAGLKVDKLINEPTAAALAYGLQQRSEANFLVFDLGGGTFDVSILELFEGVMEIRASAGDNFLGGEDFDDLLVEHFISKIGRADLPDTTLPATAQRLRREAQRVRHALGQAPVASFTLREQDREWCLELTQGELADIVRPLLERLRAPIERAMRDARIKVADLDEILLVGGTTRMPLVRKLVASLFGRIPSMQLNPDEVVAQGAAIQAALQARHASLEEVVLTDVCPYTLGIETSVQHGNGYQAGHYLPIIERNTVVPVSRSRSVSTLSDNQTVVKLGIYQGESRLVSHNIFLGELEIAVPPRKAGEVDLDVRFTYDNNGLLEAQVHLPINGETRRLVIENNPGVLPPEQIAQRLAALQALKVHPRDQQVNTLLLARLDRLYQERLGADREHVAGLANYFQRMLDTQDEQQVRKARSEVTEHLADLEREF
- a CDS encoding J domain-containing protein, with amino-acid sequence MSHWQLLELSEDADARSIKRAYARLLKQHRPDDDPQAFQRLREAYESALAEAAWRAQDDQQVLAAPAPASAPSAQSTPAPQPLEQIAPTLAASPPQPSLAQMQQWLADGQERQVIDALHLWLASEWLVALERREQFEQDLLAWLESAPQWTPAFFERVCQAMGWDETQGALPCAYWRWSGLIQRCQQHTLEVAVRQNLDRFDADPELYRETALLLKPMSDRRRRSLADLFHDYDWQRFTELAQTLEYQHPELPARLGLQPLDNWRQWLPAASYFGVYAFLWFSLSLLLVATLVTHPNRLGSSALLLSPLFVAAVVFVGMKAYRIWTFLAVLLAPLDVPLSRWLLPRAWYRQSAGLLVLRHVLPSAAPAALAFVWCKDVPWLQWSSPLLMFAGTLYFTHLALSGGRVALWDRLRGAVMRPLGRLPWHLLRREDVLICLAVIATGIWVFMRAKPGL
- a CDS encoding AEC family transporter; the protein is MHAGTALAAIAPSFILILAGVLLRRDAWIDPGFWKGAEKLTHWVFFPAYLVHAIGSAGPMGGAARSTVLVLGGITLLISAGVVLGCRYRRTVHATFTSVMQGSVRFNSFIFLSVAYQLLSPEDYGVAAVVVAYMVAISNTVVLLAFGNRQGSPWAVLPKVCLNPLILASGLGLALNLSGVTLPASLGQPLQALGAPALPLSLICVGAALRFPRGEFARLCKTGLLTTGIRLCVFPLLAYGLISAWPVPPLAATLVLLYSVLPCASNSYVLATQQGGDHQLMAFVVAVSTALSFVPIFFLAGAL
- a CDS encoding NAD(P)/FAD-dependent oxidoreductase, yielding MATDLLVLGAGIVGASVVAEARRCLPGLSIVLVDDGRPGAASALSAGLVTPFCGEGLRRRRSLQAFAHYQALGRGWAGVHRLPFSFVHDPAQAPRPLMFEARPLSGPLAEVLGRYRGVHPPATLLQAGYALAVDVPALVRACLAQGGSGRFERVQAQVERVTRAGDDWCLHTADGLLRARCLVVAAGARSNALAGVARAGSIKKIVAFDLQGPQLPDAGEGVLYMPGRKAFVMRDWQRAGWLLSITSEDWRTDAEGDLAVQRQEARQARRILAEELPGLAIHSLRPRTAFDSYCADYEPRVLCLPQGPGACAVLGASGSGVRFAPALACEALAAVGLVAVAGAPATSTNSKEG